A genomic window from Exiguobacterium acetylicum DSM 20416 includes:
- the recO gene encoding DNA repair protein RecO yields MIDKAEGLVLRTVVYGESNKIVTLLTREYGKLAVMARGAKKPGSRFNAASQPFVRAVYIYPRSRGLGQLKSADVITSHAHIRQDVVLMAYAMYLLELADKALDERVPQPALYDLFVEGLEAMDEGLDPDVVSFIIELRLLRHLGIAPHLNGCTICGSAEAPFAFSLHHGGLLCRRHRHEDEHAVFMSEAVAKMLYVFSVYDFSRIGTVTVKPETKRLLRQIMDAYMERYSGLRLRSKRVLDQLIDFGND; encoded by the coding sequence ATGATCGATAAGGCGGAAGGGCTTGTACTACGAACGGTCGTATACGGTGAATCGAATAAAATCGTCACGCTACTGACACGTGAATACGGCAAGCTCGCCGTCATGGCGCGAGGAGCGAAGAAGCCGGGTAGTCGTTTTAACGCGGCAAGCCAGCCTTTCGTTCGAGCCGTCTATATCTATCCAAGGTCACGTGGTCTCGGTCAGTTGAAATCAGCAGACGTCATCACGAGCCACGCGCATATCCGGCAAGATGTCGTCTTGATGGCGTATGCGATGTATCTACTGGAGCTTGCAGATAAAGCGCTTGATGAACGGGTGCCACAACCGGCACTGTATGATTTATTCGTCGAAGGACTGGAGGCGATGGATGAAGGACTCGATCCTGACGTCGTCTCTTTCATCATCGAATTGCGTCTGTTGCGTCATCTAGGGATTGCGCCTCATTTGAATGGTTGTACGATTTGCGGGAGTGCTGAAGCACCGTTTGCTTTTTCGTTACACCATGGCGGTCTACTCTGTCGCCGGCATCGCCATGAGGATGAACATGCTGTCTTCATGTCAGAGGCAGTCGCGAAGATGCTTTACGTATTTTCTGTCTACGATTTTTCACGGATCGGGACCGTGACGGTGAAACCGGAAACGAAGCGTCTACTACGTCAAATCATGGATGCTTATATGGAACGTTACAGCGGGTTACGCCTGCGTTCAAAACGTGTCCTCGACCAGTTGATTGATTTCGGCAACGATTGA
- the glyQ gene encoding glycine--tRNA ligase subunit alpha — protein sequence MTVQDMILTLQKFWAEQGCLTMQAYDVEKGAGTMNPMTFLRSLGPEPWNVCYTEPSRRPADGRYGENPNRLYQHHQFQVIMKPSPDNIQELYLQSLELLGINPLEHDIRFVEDNWENPTFGAAGLGWEVWLNGMEITQFTYFQQVGGIECNPIAVEITYGIERLASYIQDVESVFDLVWTDGFKYGDIFYQPEFEHSKYTFETSDVALLFTLFDQYEKEANRALDENLVFPAYDYILKCSHTFNLLDAKGAISVTERTGFIHRVRNMSRRCAQSFIEERERLGFPLIKSKAGESHA from the coding sequence ATGACAGTACAAGACATGATCTTGACATTACAAAAATTTTGGGCAGAACAAGGCTGCTTGACGATGCAAGCATACGACGTAGAAAAAGGAGCCGGTACGATGAATCCGATGACATTCTTACGGAGTCTCGGACCAGAACCATGGAACGTTTGTTATACAGAACCATCACGCCGTCCAGCTGACGGTCGTTACGGGGAGAACCCGAACCGTCTGTATCAACATCATCAATTCCAAGTCATCATGAAACCATCACCTGACAACATTCAGGAATTGTACTTACAAAGTCTCGAGTTGCTCGGTATCAACCCACTCGAACATGATATCCGTTTCGTAGAGGATAACTGGGAGAACCCAACGTTCGGTGCTGCAGGTCTCGGCTGGGAAGTGTGGCTGAACGGAATGGAAATCACGCAGTTCACGTACTTCCAACAAGTCGGTGGAATCGAGTGTAATCCAATCGCAGTAGAGATCACTTACGGAATTGAGCGTCTCGCGTCGTATATTCAAGACGTCGAGAGTGTTTTTGATCTCGTTTGGACGGATGGCTTCAAATACGGTGATATTTTCTATCAACCAGAGTTCGAACATTCGAAGTATACGTTTGAAACATCTGATGTCGCGTTACTCTTCACGTTGTTCGATCAATATGAAAAAGAAGCAAATCGTGCCTTGGACGAGAACCTCGTTTTCCCGGCATATGATTACATCTTGAAATGTTCGCATACCTTTAACCTTCTCGACGCGAAGGGAGCAATCTCTGTTACGGAACGCACAGGATTCATCCATCGTGTCCGGAACATGTCGCGCCGTTGTGCGCAAAGTTTCATCGAAGAACGGGAACGTCTTGGCTTCCCATTGATCAAGTCGAAAGCAGGTGAGTCACATGCATGA
- the glyS gene encoding glycine--tRNA ligase subunit beta, whose translation MHELLLEIGLEEMPARFVLQSETQLKERVTRFLEEARIEFASVESFSTPRRLAVYVKGLAARQSDLEETLKGPAKRIAMDEDGNWTKAAEGFARGKGLTTDDLFLGEEKGVEYLYATRKEVGQATADLLPGLKQVVEAMTFPKNMRWSTQSLRYMRPIRWLIALLDDQVIPFEVASVETGRTSRGHRFLGQDITILRPNAYVEALAGENVIVSYEARRQLIEEQIAALAAREQFEVPIDASLLEEVTNLVEYPTALFGAFDEAYLELPEEVLITTMKEHQRYFPVKRDGALLHYFVTVRNGNTTHLENVARGNEKVIRARLADAQFFYEEDKKADIDEQAKRLDKIVFHEKLGTTGEKVRRVRQMALALADRVGADKTRVERAGQIYKFDLVSQMVYEFTELQGLMGERYANMKNEDPEVAAAIREHYMPRFAGDASPETPTGTLYAILDKMDSVAGFFGVGMIPSGSADPYALRRQAQGIVQILSDRKLNLTLTELIAFVVSEQVAAGLYAKDAEEVQAALQDFFAQRLKYRLSEMNFRHDVVEAALDHTLTVEANEQRAAMLESATKKELFKKTVEQLSRVLNISKKAEDVTTVNPALFENDAERALHEAIEKTLPEVDQAIASLDYERALEALEATVPSITAYFDGTMIMTDDETVRTNRLSEMKRFAQAIESVARFNALTLA comes from the coding sequence ATGCATGAATTATTACTTGAAATCGGTTTAGAAGAAATGCCGGCTCGATTCGTCCTTCAATCGGAAACACAACTCAAGGAACGCGTGACGCGTTTTCTTGAAGAAGCACGGATTGAGTTCGCGAGCGTTGAATCCTTCTCGACACCACGCCGTCTTGCAGTGTATGTCAAAGGTCTCGCAGCACGTCAAAGCGACCTCGAAGAGACATTAAAAGGACCAGCAAAACGCATCGCGATGGATGAAGACGGTAACTGGACGAAAGCAGCCGAAGGATTCGCGCGTGGTAAAGGGTTAACGACGGATGATCTTTTCCTTGGAGAAGAAAAAGGAGTCGAATACCTTTATGCGACACGTAAGGAAGTCGGACAAGCGACAGCTGATCTACTTCCTGGACTAAAACAAGTCGTCGAAGCGATGACATTCCCGAAAAACATGCGTTGGAGCACACAATCGTTACGTTACATGCGTCCGATTCGCTGGTTGATTGCCCTGCTTGACGATCAAGTCATCCCGTTTGAAGTCGCATCCGTCGAAACAGGTCGGACATCGCGTGGACATCGTTTCCTCGGGCAGGACATCACAATCCTGCGTCCGAACGCGTATGTCGAAGCGCTCGCAGGAGAAAACGTCATCGTCAGTTATGAAGCACGTCGTCAATTGATCGAAGAACAAATCGCAGCGCTTGCGGCACGCGAACAATTCGAAGTGCCGATTGATGCGTCTTTACTTGAAGAAGTCACGAACCTCGTCGAGTATCCGACAGCCTTGTTCGGTGCATTCGATGAAGCGTATCTTGAGTTACCAGAAGAAGTCTTGATCACGACGATGAAAGAACACCAACGTTACTTCCCGGTCAAACGTGACGGTGCGTTGCTCCACTATTTCGTCACGGTACGAAACGGAAACACAACACATCTTGAAAACGTCGCACGCGGAAACGAAAAAGTCATCCGTGCTCGTTTAGCCGATGCGCAGTTCTTCTATGAAGAAGATAAAAAAGCAGATATCGATGAACAGGCGAAACGTCTTGATAAAATCGTCTTCCATGAAAAATTAGGAACGACAGGCGAAAAAGTCCGTCGCGTCCGTCAGATGGCGCTCGCACTTGCAGATCGTGTCGGTGCGGACAAAACACGTGTTGAACGTGCAGGACAAATCTATAAATTCGATCTGGTCAGTCAAATGGTCTATGAATTCACAGAATTACAAGGTCTGATGGGTGAGCGTTATGCGAACATGAAGAATGAGGATCCGGAAGTTGCGGCTGCGATTCGTGAACATTACATGCCACGCTTCGCGGGTGATGCAAGTCCGGAGACACCGACAGGAACACTCTATGCGATTCTTGATAAGATGGACAGCGTCGCTGGATTCTTTGGCGTCGGTATGATTCCGAGTGGATCAGCGGATCCGTACGCATTGCGTCGTCAAGCACAAGGGATTGTTCAAATCTTATCAGATCGTAAGTTGAATCTGACATTGACTGAACTGATTGCCTTCGTCGTTTCAGAACAGGTGGCAGCAGGTCTTTATGCGAAGGATGCCGAAGAAGTTCAAGCTGCATTACAAGACTTCTTTGCACAACGCTTGAAATACCGTCTATCGGAAATGAACTTCCGTCATGATGTCGTCGAAGCCGCTCTTGATCATACGTTGACAGTCGAAGCGAATGAGCAGCGTGCTGCGATGCTTGAAAGTGCGACGAAAAAAGAATTGTTCAAGAAAACGGTCGAACAACTCAGTCGTGTCTTAAACATCTCGAAAAAAGCAGAAGACGTCACAACTGTTAATCCAGCGCTCTTTGAAAATGATGCGGAACGCGCGTTGCATGAGGCGATTGAGAAAACCTTACCAGAGGTAGATCAAGCCATCGCGTCACTTGATTATGAACGAGCGCTTGAGGCACTTGAGGCAACCGTTCCGTCGATCACAGCATACTTTGACGGTACGATGATCATGACGGACGACGAAACAGTCCGTACGAACCGTCTTAGCGAAATGAAACGATTTGCGCAAGCAATCGAATCAGTCGCCCGGTTCAATGCACTTACTTTAGCGTAA
- a CDS encoding helix-turn-helix transcriptional regulator, translating to MKLNERQKKILQIVKENGPITGEQIAAALSLTRATLRPDLSILTMTGMLEARPRVGYMYVGKKNASMLHEKLDTLTVGEFMSSAKVIHEGMTVYDAIVHLFLEDVGSLFVVSKDHALVGVLSRKDFLRAAIGNQELDSLPVNIIMTRMPNLTVCEKSETLIGAGMKLIEKQIDSMPVVEEENGVLKVVGRMTKTNMTKVLVALARDEEI from the coding sequence ATGAAGTTAAATGAACGGCAAAAAAAGATACTCCAAATCGTCAAAGAGAATGGTCCGATCACGGGAGAGCAGATTGCTGCAGCGCTCTCCCTGACACGGGCGACATTACGACCCGATTTGTCGATTTTAACGATGACCGGCATGCTAGAAGCGCGTCCACGTGTCGGCTATATGTACGTTGGAAAGAAAAATGCGTCCATGCTTCATGAGAAACTCGACACCTTGACCGTCGGCGAATTCATGTCTTCGGCAAAGGTCATTCATGAAGGGATGACCGTATACGATGCGATCGTTCACTTATTCCTTGAAGATGTTGGTTCGCTGTTCGTCGTCAGTAAGGACCATGCGTTAGTCGGTGTGTTGTCACGTAAGGATTTTCTACGTGCGGCAATCGGTAATCAAGAATTAGACTCGTTACCGGTCAACATCATCATGACACGGATGCCGAATTTGACGGTCTGTGAAAAATCGGAGACGTTGATTGGTGCCGGTATGAAACTGATCGAAAAACAGATTGATTCAATGCCAGTCGTCGAAGAGGAGAACGGCGTCTTGAAAGTCGTTGGTCGAATGACGAAGACGAACATGACGAAAGTGTTGGTCGCTTTAGCACGTGATGAAGAAATTTAA
- a CDS encoding pyruvate, water dikinase regulatory protein yields MRQRIYVVSDSVGETCELVVRAAAIQFPEQAIETVRIPFVDDDQVIYDLVLHAKEEQATIAFTIVHATHRRLLADTARAHGVKAIDLLGPLLDTMEDRLQMQPKEEPGLIYRLDEEYFRKIEAVEFAVKYDDGRDPKGIKRADIVLIGVSRTSKTPLSQYLALKRYKVANVPLVPESIPPTELFDIPKEKCFGLLISPEKLIDIRMERLRSLGLKPEAAYAQMDRINRELEYARNLYERIGCQVIDVTNKAVEETANLILTGISGKAHD; encoded by the coding sequence ATGCGTCAACGGATTTATGTCGTGAGTGACTCTGTCGGAGAGACGTGTGAACTCGTCGTCCGCGCAGCTGCAATCCAATTCCCGGAACAAGCCATCGAAACGGTCCGCATTCCGTTCGTCGATGATGATCAAGTCATTTATGACTTGGTTCTTCATGCGAAAGAAGAACAAGCGACGATCGCTTTTACGATCGTTCATGCGACCCATCGTCGTCTGCTTGCAGACACAGCGCGTGCCCACGGTGTAAAAGCGATTGATCTACTTGGTCCATTGCTTGATACGATGGAAGATCGCTTGCAGATGCAACCGAAGGAAGAGCCAGGATTAATCTATCGCTTAGATGAGGAATATTTCCGAAAAATCGAAGCGGTCGAATTTGCTGTTAAGTATGACGATGGACGTGATCCAAAAGGAATTAAACGTGCGGACATCGTCTTGATTGGGGTGTCGCGTACATCTAAGACACCGCTTTCGCAGTATCTGGCCTTGAAACGATATAAAGTAGCGAACGTACCACTCGTACCTGAATCGATCCCGCCGACAGAGCTATTCGATATTCCAAAAGAAAAATGTTTTGGACTACTCATCTCACCGGAAAAGTTGATCGACATCCGAATGGAACGCCTGCGTTCATTAGGACTCAAACCAGAAGCAGCGTACGCGCAGATGGACCGAATCAACCGGGAACTCGAATACGCACGGAATTTATACGAACGAATCGGTTGCCAAGTCATCGACGTGACGAATAAAGCAGTCGAGGAAACGGCGAACCTGATTTTGACCGGAATTTCCGGGAAGGCGCATGACTAG